The Pararhizobium sp. IMCC21322 sequence TGCGTTCGGCGCAATTGTGCTTGGCTTTGCCACTGGCAATCTGACAGTGCTCCGATTGACGGAAGCCGTGCGCGCATCGGTCATCACGTCCTGCGTCCTGTTTCTCATTGTGATTGGCGCAACCATCTTTGCAAACTTTGTCGTGCAGACAAGGCTGCCGGAATTGCTGCTGTCTTCAGCTCAGGAATTTGGACTTGGCCCCTTCGCAGTGGTCTCCATCATCATCCTGCTTTACATTGTGATGGGCTGTTTTCTGGAGGGGATCGGCATGATGCTGATCACGGTACCTGTCTTCCTGCCAATCATAATCGGCTACGGCTATGATCCGATCTGGTTTGGCGTTCTGGTTGTGGTTGTCGTTGAGCTGGGTCTGATAACGCCGCCCGTTGGCATGAATCTGTTTATCATTCAGGCGCAAATACCAGGGACCAATATTGCGACCCTTTACCGGGGTATTGTCCCTTTTCTGATCGCGCCGCTGATCCTCATTCTGATGTTATTTCTGCTTCCTCAGCTAACGCTCTGGTTGCCATCCATTCTTTATTGAGCGGGACCCGATGCACTCAAAAACAGCCCTTATTTTTGATCAAAAGGCAGACTGGTATGCCCACGAACTTGGTGGCCTGTGTCAGGATTATCAGTTTGTTGCAGCGTCCACCCACGAAGAGGCTGTGTCGCGCGCTGCAAATGCGGACATACTGGTCGGCCTTGCGCCCTACATAAAACCGGATTTGATTGCCGCTATGCCCAATCTGGAATGGGTTCAGGCCCTGACCACAGGTGTTGATAATCTTTTGGCAATGGACACGCTGCCCAAAGATGTTGTGATCACCAATTGCAATGGTTTCCACGGTCCCCAAATGTCGGAACTGACGCTGCTGTTGATGTTGTCGCTTGGGCGCAATTTTCCAACCATGCTGGAAAACCAGAAATCAGCATCCTGGCAAAGATGGCCGCAGCCGCTGCTGGCTGGAAAAACCGCCTGTCTTGTCGGGCTGGGTGCCATTGCAGAAACATTGGCAAAGCGCTGCCTCGCGATGGAGATGCGCGTGACCGGTGTTTCCAATGGGCGTACCGAACTGGAGGGTTTCGACCGGATTTACAAGCGATCTGACATTGAAAGCGCCGCCGGTGACGCGGATTTCCTCATCGTGATTGTTCCTTATTCAGACGAAACACATAATATCATCAACGCCAGAATCCTCAGCCTCATGAAACAATCAGCCTTTCTGATCAACATTTCCCGCGGCGGCTGCGTCGATGAAGAAGCATTGGTTGATGCTCTGGACGCGGGCCGCATTGCCGGGGCAGGCATGGACGTGTTTGCAACCGAACCGCTGCCGGCAGACAGCCCGCTTTGGCAGCATCCCAAAATCATTGTTACGCCCCATATCGGCGGAATGGCGGATATTTATCATCAGCAGGCTCTGCCGCTTGTCGCCGAAAACCTCAACAAATTCGCCCTGTTCGGGGCCGATGGTTTGACTGGAAAATTTGACCGCTGAAATTTTTGATAATTCTGTAAGGAACTCTCCCATGAAAATGCGCTCTCCCATCACCGATGCAGAACTGCAGCGCCGCTGGAAGGCTGTTGCCAGTGCCATGGAGGCGGACGGTATCGACGCCTTGGTCATGCAAAACACCAGCGATTGGGTTGGCGGTTATGTGCGCTGGTTCAGCGACATTCCCGCAGGCAATGGCTACCCCAGAACCCTCATCTTTTACCGTGATCAGCCGATGACCAT is a genomic window containing:
- a CDS encoding D-2-hydroxyacid dehydrogenase — its product is MHSKTALIFDQKADWYAHELGGLCQDYQFVAASTHEEAVSRAANADILVGLAPYIKPDLIAAMPNLEWVQALTTGVDNLLAMDTLPKDVVITNCNGFHGPQMSELTLLLMLSLGRNFPTMLENQKSASWQRWPQPLLAGKTACLVGLGAIAETLAKRCLAMEMRVTGVSNGRTELEGFDRIYKRSDIESAAGDADFLIVIVPYSDETHNIINARILSLMKQSAFLINISRGGCVDEEALVDALDAGRIAGAGMDVFATEPLPADSPLWQHPKIIVTPHIGGMADIYHQQALPLVAENLNKFALFGADGLTGKFDR